One Burkholderia vietnamiensis LMG 10929 genomic window carries:
- a CDS encoding porin produces the protein MKKLALSTLSLALLGAAGAAHAQSSVTLYGVIDTSITYIHGNAGQGNNSWSMGSGNLQGARWGLKGTEDLGGGLKAIFQVENGFNSTNGALGQGQRMFGRQAFVGLQSDQYGTLTLGRQYDPLVDLVQAVTADNYFGSVFATPGDVDNNDNSLRVSNAIKYTSPVWGGLQFEGMYALGGVAGATGKGQTWAAAAAYNNGPLGVAAGYFHASNASALNAAGQRTGWAGTSDSIFDGDSGTTFINNAFTSAASIGIAQVAAQYAFGPVTVGAGYSNAQYKADANSTFGTNQKYNTGRGFVTYQASAPLLLGLGYIYTKGSGNNNGKYHQVSLGADYSLSKRTDVYLVGAYQHASGKNADGTDAQAAIGSYGVAGTSSQEIVALGLRHKF, from the coding sequence ATGAAGAAACTTGCTCTCTCGACCCTGTCGCTGGCCCTGCTGGGCGCAGCCGGCGCCGCTCACGCTCAATCGAGCGTCACGCTGTACGGCGTGATCGATACGTCGATCACCTACATTCACGGTAACGCTGGTCAAGGCAACAATTCGTGGTCGATGGGCAGCGGCAACCTGCAAGGTGCCCGCTGGGGCCTGAAGGGTACCGAAGACCTCGGTGGCGGCCTGAAGGCAATCTTCCAGGTGGAAAACGGCTTCAACTCGACGAACGGCGCACTGGGCCAAGGCCAGCGCATGTTCGGCCGCCAGGCATTCGTCGGCCTGCAGAGCGACCAGTACGGTACGCTGACGCTCGGCCGCCAGTACGACCCGCTGGTCGACCTGGTTCAGGCAGTGACGGCTGACAACTACTTCGGCAGCGTGTTCGCTACGCCGGGCGACGTCGACAACAACGACAACAGCCTGCGCGTCAGCAACGCGATCAAGTACACGTCGCCGGTCTGGGGCGGTCTGCAATTCGAAGGCATGTACGCACTCGGCGGCGTCGCTGGCGCAACCGGCAAGGGCCAGACGTGGGCAGCGGCAGCAGCCTACAACAACGGCCCGCTCGGCGTGGCTGCAGGCTACTTCCACGCAAGCAACGCGTCGGCACTGAATGCGGCTGGCCAGCGCACCGGCTGGGCAGGCACGTCGGACTCGATCTTCGACGGCGATTCGGGCACCACGTTCATCAACAACGCGTTCACGTCGGCGGCGTCGATCGGCATCGCTCAGGTTGCCGCGCAATACGCGTTCGGCCCGGTCACGGTTGGCGCCGGCTACAGCAACGCGCAGTACAAGGCAGACGCGAACTCGACGTTCGGTACGAACCAGAAGTACAACACGGGTCGCGGGTTCGTCACGTACCAGGCGTCGGCACCGCTGCTGCTGGGCCTCGGCTACATCTACACGAAGGGTAGCGGCAACAACAACGGCAAGTACCATCAGGTTTCGCTCGGCGCCGACTACTCGCTGTCGAAGCGCACGGACGTCTACCTGGTTGGCGCGTATCAGCACGCCAGCGGCAAGAACGCGGACGGCACCGATGCGCAAGCAGCGATCGGTTCGTACGGCGTCGCCGGCACGAGCTCGCAGGAAATCGTCGCACTCGGCCTGCGCCACAAGTTCTAA
- a CDS encoding VOC family protein, whose translation MTIQKITPFLWYTTEAEDAAAFYAGIFPNSRVVRVTAVQGTAGTRMVEFELFGQPFIAMSHPRTETFNHTVSLMVSCADQAELDRYWSALLDNGGTADGCGWLRDRFGVSWQIVPDALIPMMADRDTVKAGRVAAAMMQMTKFDVAALQAAYAGTAN comes from the coding sequence ATGACGATTCAGAAGATCACGCCCTTCCTCTGGTATACGACCGAAGCCGAAGACGCCGCGGCGTTCTATGCGGGCATTTTCCCGAACTCGCGGGTCGTGCGCGTCACCGCGGTACAGGGGACCGCCGGCACGCGGATGGTCGAATTCGAACTGTTCGGCCAGCCGTTCATCGCGATGAGCCATCCGCGCACCGAGACGTTCAACCACACGGTTTCGCTGATGGTCAGTTGCGCGGACCAGGCCGAGCTCGACCGCTACTGGAGCGCGCTGCTCGACAACGGCGGCACCGCCGACGGCTGCGGCTGGCTGCGCGACCGGTTCGGCGTGTCGTGGCAGATCGTGCCGGACGCGCTGATCCCGATGATGGCCGATCGCGACACGGTCAAGGCCGGGCGCGTGGCCGCCGCGATGATGCAGATGACGAAGTTCGACGTTGCCGCGTTGCAGGCTGCCTACGCCGGCACGGCGAACTGA
- a CDS encoding HU family DNA-binding protein has product MATSAKKVAKKAAAPATKKVAAKKAAPAKKVVAKKAAAKAAPAAPTPLKDKFTKASLATHIAERAAVEVKAVKAVLVALENVVLGSIHKKGAGEFTLPGLLKITAQVVPAKKKRFGKDPFSGEERWFPAKPASVRVKARALKKLKDAAA; this is encoded by the coding sequence ATGGCGACTTCCGCAAAAAAGGTGGCCAAGAAGGCTGCCGCACCGGCCACCAAGAAAGTGGCTGCCAAAAAGGCTGCGCCCGCGAAGAAAGTAGTGGCCAAGAAGGCTGCCGCGAAGGCAGCACCGGCCGCTCCGACGCCGCTGAAGGACAAGTTCACGAAGGCATCGCTCGCAACGCACATCGCTGAGCGCGCAGCTGTCGAAGTGAAGGCGGTCAAGGCAGTGCTCGTCGCACTCGAGAACGTCGTGCTGGGCTCGATCCACAAGAAGGGCGCGGGCGAATTCACGCTGCCGGGTCTGCTGAAGATCACGGCGCAAGTCGTGCCGGCGAAGAAGAAGCGCTTCGGCAAGGATCCGTTCTCGGGCGAAGAGCGCTGGTTCCCGGCGAAGCCGGCCAGCGTGCGCGTCAAGGCACGTGCGCTGAAGAAGCTGAAGGACGCTGCTGCGTAA
- a CDS encoding acyltransferase family protein, which translates to MREVRYVKGLDGLRAIAVILVFLSHKGHVLAVDVGKLGVWTFFFISGFLIVGELHRNRQAIECGTMTRRHALALFLAKRALRIFPVYYLLLAALAIAHALFYQRGVKLGLAWHATFLSNYWIGVVKDGWPGSTSHFWSLAVEQQFYLIAPLTLLAVPAARHVALGVAAVALCALAHLALYAVDASPVLIYAFSPWNFALIALGGVGAMALADHGRGVLRRVPPGWVGAAGVAFFLALPALTPLPDVVTGLADLGLSASLGSLMLWIVTEPDHPAVALLDWAPLVYLGTISYGFYLFHNLVPARFGTMPALFARVPMPAFVRDALPELLQFALAVLLAHLSWRYLEKRLLDFKKPIAAMLARYFVARPSASAR; encoded by the coding sequence ATGCGCGAAGTCAGATACGTCAAAGGACTCGACGGCCTGCGAGCCATCGCCGTCATTCTCGTTTTCCTGTCCCACAAGGGCCACGTCCTCGCCGTCGACGTGGGCAAGCTCGGTGTGTGGACGTTCTTCTTCATCAGCGGATTCCTGATCGTCGGCGAACTGCATCGCAACCGTCAGGCGATCGAATGCGGCACGATGACGCGCCGTCATGCGCTCGCGCTGTTCCTCGCGAAGCGCGCGCTGCGGATCTTTCCCGTCTACTACCTGCTGCTCGCCGCGCTCGCGATCGCGCACGCGCTGTTCTACCAGCGCGGCGTCAAACTCGGCCTCGCGTGGCACGCGACGTTCCTGTCCAATTACTGGATCGGCGTCGTCAAGGACGGCTGGCCGGGCTCCACGTCGCACTTCTGGAGCCTCGCGGTCGAGCAGCAGTTCTATCTGATCGCGCCGCTCACGCTGCTCGCGGTGCCGGCCGCGCGCCATGTCGCGCTCGGCGTCGCGGCCGTCGCGCTGTGTGCGCTCGCGCATCTCGCGCTGTATGCGGTCGATGCATCGCCGGTGCTGATCTACGCGTTTTCGCCGTGGAATTTCGCGCTGATCGCACTAGGCGGCGTGGGCGCGATGGCGCTCGCGGATCACGGCCGCGGCGTCCTGCGTCGCGTGCCGCCGGGATGGGTCGGCGCGGCGGGCGTCGCGTTCTTTCTCGCGCTGCCCGCGCTCACGCCGCTGCCGGACGTCGTCACGGGGCTCGCGGATCTCGGCCTGTCGGCGTCGCTCGGCTCGCTGATGCTGTGGATCGTCACCGAGCCGGACCATCCGGCCGTCGCGCTGCTCGACTGGGCGCCGCTCGTCTACCTCGGCACGATCAGCTACGGCTTCTACCTGTTCCACAACCTGGTGCCGGCGCGCTTCGGCACGATGCCCGCGCTGTTCGCGCGCGTGCCGATGCCCGCGTTCGTGCGCGACGCGCTGCCCGAGCTGCTGCAGTTCGCGCTCGCCGTGCTGCTCGCTCATCTGTCGTGGCGCTACCTCGAAAAGCGCCTGCTCGACTTCAAGAAGCCGATCGCCGCGATGCTCGCGCGGTACTTCGTGGCGCGGCCGAGCGCGTCTGCGCGCTGA